The following are encoded together in the Hydractinia symbiolongicarpus strain clone_291-10 chromosome 14, HSymV2.1, whole genome shotgun sequence genome:
- the LOC130625692 gene encoding uncharacterized protein LOC130625692, with product MYARYKHRPRVVQSIMRQNESGRLVVFTSNMSTEYFSKLVSEDKKHYSKKLTLANGTLLRDPFSLKGEDWSDDVSLLPDVTHMDLYVYLIHTPSEFTNESLKAYKSLEAYNFYLSGHVQDVYCHLLKDVEFCYIKSSVLPSQRQGQKQKLYDVWIILHTSGWVLSANCTCVAGLGSACSHVAALLFKLVACATLELNKKACTSKLCSWKKSRKRAHPAPLKHINFKRPKKSEVLPTIDEPFEGELKGFTSVDPLKFVTEEEKQQWISLSQIAPDAVVLKNISLDLGETTHHDDSETETADENEKNILPEPLTYIYDSAAINKNEIEINNIAQKNYNQYKSSCFDMQFENLKKFTEAQSLSDKWMLHRAGRITASVSKLAFTSDLKKTKTLIETIMQYKEPVDVVATRYGKRMENRARSVYEQHVKQHHVDLQVVTTGLHIDPNFPYLAASPDGLVKCKCHGQSLVEIKCPFKYKKSLKLWRNDKNCPIDKAGKFKKNHAYYFQVQHQMLVTKMNYCDFFVFSQGKQENDTFLIRVTKNEPFCRKLREKLAIVFEKVLLPELVTRKSDPKLLNEEKVYCICRRPSFPPMIGCDNLGSCDIEWFHYSCVKITRAPKTWLCSTCQNNIKKK from the exons ATGTACGCGAGGTATAAACACAGACCAAGAGTTGTACAGAGTATAATGCGACAAAACGAAAGCGGCCGCCTCGTGGTCTTCACTTCCAATATGTCGACCGAATACTTCTCGAAATTAGTAAGTGAAGATAAAAAGCATTATTCAAAAAAACTCACGCTTGCCAACGGAACACTCCTACGCGACCCTTTTTCACTGAAGGGAGAAGATTGGAGCGACGATGTATCATTGCTACCCGATGTTACGCATATGGATTTGTATGTCTATCTCATCCATACACCCAGTGAATTTACAAATGAATCTTTGAAAGCTTATAAATCCTTAGAAGCTTACAACTTTTATCTTTCTGGGCATGTTCAAGATGTTTATTGCCACCTCTTGAAAGACGTTGAATTTTGCTACATTAAATCCTCCGTACTACCTAGTCAGAGACAAGGACAAAAGCAAAAACTATATGATGTATGGATCATTTTACACACAAGTGGATGGGTACTTTCAGCAAATTGTACCTGCGTTGCTGG ccTTGGCTCGGCATGCAGTCATGTTGCTGCCCTTTTGTTCAAACTGGTTGCTTGTGCTACATTGGAGTTAAACAAAAAAGCTTGCACAAGCAAATTATGCTCATGGAAAAAATCTAGAAAAAGAGCACACCCTGCACCTCTGAAGCACATAAACTTCAAAAGACCAAAAAAAAGCGAAGTCCTGCCTACTATAGACGAACCTTTTGAAGGTGAATTGAAAGGATTCACATCAGTGGATCCCTTGAAATTCGTAACAGAAGAGGAAAAACAACAGTGGATTTCACTCAGTCAAATTGCTCCAGATGCAGTTGTACTTAAAAATATAAGTCTGGATTTAGGTGAAACAACACACCATGATGATAGCGAAACAGAAACTGcggatgaaaatgaaaaaaacattcttcctgaACCATTGACATACATATACGACTCCGCTgccataaataaaaatgaaatagaaataaataacattgctcaaaaaaattacaatcaaTACAAATCCTCGTGCTTTGATATGCAGTTtgaaaacttgaaaaaattCACAGAAGCTCAAAGCCTTAGCGACAAATGGATGCTACATCGAGCTGGGCGAATAACAGCTTCAGTTTCAAAACTTGCCTTCACTTcagatttgaaaaaaacaaaaacgttaatTGAGACCATCATGCAATATAAAGAGCCTGTTGACGTTGTTGCAACAAGATATGGGAAAAGAATGGAGAATAGAGCTCGTTCAGTATATGAACAACATGTCAAACAACACCATGTTGATCTCCAAGTTGTCACAACTGGACTTCATATTGATCCAAACTTTCCATATCTTGCAGCAAGCCCTGATGGATTAGTGAAGTGCAAATGTCATGGTCAGAGTTTAGTTGAGATCAAATGcccatttaaatataaaaaaagtttgaagctATGGAGAAACGATAAAAATTGTCCCATTGATAAAGCtgggaaattcaaaaaaaatcatgCTTATTACTTCCAAGTACAACATCAAATGTTAGTAACTAAAATGAATTATTGTGACTTCTTTGTTTTTTCACAAGGAAAGCAAGAAAATGATACTTTTCTGATCAGGGTTACAAAAAATGAACCATTTTGTCGGAAACTTCGTGAAAAACTGGCCATTGTATTCGAAAAGGTTTTGTTACCAGAGCTTGTCACTCGGAAAAGTGATCCCAAGTTACTAAATGAAGAAAAGGTGTATTGCATATGCAGAAGACCATCCTTCCCACCTATGATTGGTTGTGACAATTTAGGCTCATGTGACATAGAATGGTTCCATTATTCTTGTGTGAAGATAACAAGAGCACCGAAAACTTGGCTATGTTCTACCTGTcagaataatattaaaaaaaaatag
- the LOC130625694 gene encoding uncharacterized protein LOC130625694, with the protein MPDSCCVPNCTNRRKKGDGSGGFFRIPSKKYPDVRKRWLTAIGRVDWPEQLIGNAKVCHLHFTSGKKSKDPLSPDFVPSVFDRIAKKMSEEKKKEKQDRFQRARLRVKQRSNLPVVEEPSEVLEPEEEELSPQDMEIEKLKQKVTEIENVVKEKENNIKEVTRKYCSIQNELVNRMAEIHQLKNKNNLSRKFQLNYGHLKSHKNYFYFYTGLDQARFNWVFAIIKNKMKRISRILTPKDHLVVVLVKLKLGLYNKDIAFRFGITCKMVTKIYRSLLKVLSKSLLFLIVWPEKEAIRKHMPKCFKKYLSCRCIIDCTEIFIQRPLNLNARAQTWSNYKNTNTIKYLVACSPTGSVSFLSEGWGGRVSDKEITIKSGFLDLVENGDLVLADRGFLIEQELATRGVVLKIPEFTRGKEQMSAMDVDRSRKIANVRIHIERVIGRLRKFEILNTTIPITQVDLLDDVFIVICALVNLNKGII; encoded by the exons ATGCCTGATAGTTGCTGTGTACCGAATTGTACGAACAGACGCAAGAAAGGCGATGGAAGTGGTGGTTTTTTTCGAATTCCTTCGAAGAAATACCCAGACGTCAGAAAAAGATGGTTGACTGCGATTGGCAGGGTGGATTGGCCAGAACAGCTAATTGGAAATGCTAAAGTATGCCATCTGCATTTCACATCTG GAAAAAAATCAAAGGACCCACTGAGCCCTGATTTTGTGCCATCAGTTTTCGACCGAATTGCGAAAAAAATGAGtgaggaaaaaaagaaagagaaacaggaTCGATTCCAACGTGCACGTCTGAGAGTTAAGCAGCGCTCAAATCTTCCTGTTGTGGAAGAGCCCAGTGAAGTTTTGGAACCAGAGGAGGAAGAGCTAAGCCCACAAGATATGgagattgaaaaattaaaacaaaaagtgaCAGAAATAGAGAATGttgtgaaagaaaaagaaaataacatcaAGGAAGTGACTCGAAAATACTGTAGCATCCAAAATGAACTTGTCAACAGGATGGCTGAAATCcatcagttaaaaaataaaaacaatttgtcaAGAAAATTCCAACTAAATTATGGACATttgaaaagtcacaaaaattatttttatttttatactggATTGGACCAAGCACGCTTCAACTGGGTATTTGcaattatcaaaaataaaatgaaacgtATCAGCAGAATATTGACACCGAAAGATCACCTTGTTGTTGTCCTGGTAAAATTGAAACTTGGCTTGTATAACAAAGATATCGCTTTCAGGTTTGGAATTACATGCAAAATGGTCACCAAAATTTATCGAAGCTTGCTTAAAGTATTATCaaaatctttactttttttaattgtgtGGCCTGAGAAGGAAGCTATACGTAAGCATATGCCGAAGTGTTTCAAAAAGTACCTAAGTTGTCGCTGCATCATTGACTGCACTGAGATATTCATACAACGTCCATTAAATCTCAATGCCAGAGCACAGACATGGTCTAATTACAAGAATACTAATACCATCAAGTATTTGGTTGCATGTTCTCCAACAGGAAGTGTTAGTTTCCTATCAGAAGGATGGGGAGGTAGAGTCTCTGATAaggaaataacaataaaaagtgGTTTTTTGGATTTAGTCGAAAATGGAGATCTTGTTTTGGCTGATCGAGGATTCCTTATCGAGCAAGAGTTGGCAACACGAGGCGTGGTATTAAAAATACCTGAATTTACCAGAGGGAAGGAACAAATGTCAGCAATGGATGTAGATCGATCTCGAAAAATAGCCAATGTTCGAATCCACATTGAGAGAGTTATTGGACGTTtgagaaagtttgaaattttgaacaCAACCATACCTATCACTCAAGTAGATTTATTGGACGATGTGTTTATCGTTATATGTGCTTTGGTGAACTTGAACAAAGGCATTATATAA